GCCGCCAGCGCCTCATCTGAGTCGTGCTGGCGCCCGAGGAACCGCAGGTCCGAGTCGTTCAAAGCCTGGATGCCCAGCGAGACCCGGTTTACGCCCGCGGCACGAAAATTACGAAAACGTCCGGCTTCCACCGATGTCGGATTAGCTTCCAGGGTAATTTCCGCACCTTCCGCCAAGGTCCAGCGTGCCGCGATGCGGTCGATGACGGCAGCAGCCGTTTCCGGCTCCATCAGTGACGGTGTGCCACCGCCGAAGAACACCGAAGTCACCGTTCGGCCCGGTGTGCTGGCCGCGTAATAATCCAGTTCCCGCAGCAGACCGCGGCGCCACCGCTCCTGGTCGATGTTGGCGCGGACGTGGCTGTTGAAATCGCAATACGGGCATTTCGACCGGCAGAACGGCCAATGGACGTAGATGGCGAAACCGGCGTCACCGGCTTTGTTGCTCATGGCGAAGTTTTCCACAGACCGGCCCAGATCGTTCACTCTCTAAAGAGATTAACCCATTCTTGACAGCAAAAAGTTACCGCGGCGTAGATGAGCGACCACCATTTCTGGAGAGACTCCATGCGTTCGGCCTTCCTGTCGCTCGCCGCTGCCGCGTTCGCCCTGACCCTGACTTCGACCGGCGCCATGGCCGGCCAGCAGGACTTCAGCATCGTCAACAAGACCGGCTATCCGATCAAGCACATCTATGTGTCGGAGGCCAACAACAACAGCTGGGATGAAGACGTCCTGGGCCGCGATGTGCTGAACGACAGCGAATCCTTCGACCTGCAGTTCGGCAAGGCTGAAAAGACCTGTAAGTGGGACATGAAGGTCACCTACGACGACGGTGAAAGCGCCATCTGGGAAGACCTGAACCTCTGCCAGATCAGCAAGCTGACCCTGAAGTGGAATCAGAAGACCGGCGTGACCTCGGCCACCGCCGAGTAAACGGCATCGGCCTGTTCCACGTGTGACGGAAACGCCCCCGGCTCCATCCACCGGGGGCGTTTTCGTGTCGGCGCCCACCGATTTTAGCGGAAGCAGCGTTCCACAAGCTGGCGGAACGCCTCGGCCCGGTGGCTCATGCCGTGCTTGGCCGCCGGCTCCATCTCCGCAAAAGTCTGGGTGTAGCCGTCGGGCACGAACACGGGGTCGTAACCGAACCCCTTCCCGCCCCGCGGCGGCCACACCAGCGTGCCGGGGCAGCGCCCCTCCACCACCTCCACATGGCCGTCGGGCCAGGCCAGCGCCAGGGCGCAGACGAATTCCGCCGTGCGGTCCTCCTGCCCGGCCAGCCCGTCCTCCACCTTGCGCATGGCCATGGCGAAGTCCTTTTCCGGTCCGGCCCAGCGGGCGGAATAGATGCCGGGGGCACCGTTCAGCGCGGTCACCGCCAGCCCGCTGTCGTCGGCCAGCGCCACATGCCCGGCCTGGGCCGCGGCCCTGGCCTTCAAGATCGCGTTGGCGATGAAGGTATCACCCGTCTCCTCCGGTTCCGGCAGGCCGAGGGCACCGGCGGAGGTGAAGGTGGCGGCGTACGGCCCCAGCAGGTCGGCGATCTCGCGCACCTTGCCGGCGTTGTGGCTGGCGATGACCAGCGTGTCGCCGGTGAAGCGGCGGGGGGTGTCGGTCATGGGGCGTATCCTTTACAGGCCGAGCGCTGCTTTCTGGAGCGCCACCAGCTCGCCGATGCCCTTGCGGGCCAGCGCCAGCAGTTCCAGGAACTGGGCCTCGGCAAAGGGCTTGTCCTCCGCCGTGGCCTGGATCTCCACCAGCCCGCCATTGCCCGTCAGCACGAAATTGGCGTCGGCCTGGGCCGCCGAATCCTCGGCATAGTCCAGATCCAGCACCGCGGTGCCCTGATGGATGCCGCAGGACACGGCGGCCACATGGTCCTCCAGCGGCATGGTCTTCAGCGCGCCGATCTCCTTCAGGTGCTGGAAGGCCAGGTGCAGGGCGACGAAGCTGCCGGTGATGGCGGCGGTGCGGGTGCCGCCGTCGGCCTGGATCACGTCACAGTCCACCTTCACCTGCATCTCGCCCATGGCGGCGCGGTTGGTGACGGCGCGCAGGCTGCGCCCGATCAGGCGCTGGATTTCCTGGGTGCGCCCGGTCTGCTTGCCCTTGGCCGCCTCACGGTCGGTGCGGCTGTGGGTGGAGCGGGGCAGCATGCCGTATTCCGCCGTCACCCACCCCAGCCCGGTGTTCTTCAGGAACCGCGGGACCGAGGTATCGACGCTGGCGGTGCACAGCACATGGGTGTCGCCGAACTTCACCAGGCACGAGCCTTCGGCGTACTTGCTGACGTTGGGTTCCAGGGAAACGGTGCGAAGCTGGTCGAACGCTCGGCCGGAGGGGCGCATCAGACGGAATCCGGTTTTTGGGGAAAGGGGAAAATCACGAGCGGCCAAGCTACCCGCTCACCGTGTCCCCGTCCAGTGCGTCACGGGCGCGGGGGGGATGATGTGGGACGGGGCATACCGGGCCCGGGAAATCATGTATAGATGGGGGCCTCAGCCGCCGGGGTCTTATGGACAGCTTCGCCTACCGCCTGCAACGCCTGGAAGCCGGGGTCGTCCTGCTGGACGATGCCGGGCGCATCCGCTCGCTCAACCACACGGCGGAACAGTTGCTGGGCTATTCCGCGCCCAAGCTGGTGGGGCAGGACATCGCCGCCGTCCATCCCCCGGCCTCGCGGGGGAAGCTGGCGTGGATCCTCCAGGCGGCGCGGGAACAGCAGGGAGCGTCCATGGCCGTGACCCTGCCGGGCCGCGTGCTGCTGCTGAAGGCCACGGCACTCGCCATGGGGGAGGGGATCTGCCTGACCCTCTATCCGGTCGATGAGGAACCCATCACCGCCGCCACCGCCAGCGCGCCCGCCCCGCTGCTGAAGCTGCCGGTGTCGCGCGGGGCCGGGGTGGGGCTGCTGCCCCTGGACGAGGTGGTCTACCTGCGCGCCGAGGGCCATTACACCATCGCCGCCACCAAGGCCGAGGACGGGTTCTGTCCCCTGGCCCTGTCGGAGCTGGAGGAACGGCTGGACCGCGCCAGCTTCCTGCGCGTCCACCGCAGCTACATCGTCAACCTGCACCACACCAGCGGCGTCCAGCGCGAGGACGGGCGGACCATGCTGGTCACCACCGCCGCCGCCACCCCGCTGGTGCCGGTCAGCCGGTCGCGGCTGGACACCATCCGCCGCCTGTTCGCGGTGTAGACGGATCGTTTGTCACCGATGCAATTCGTGCGGCGGAAACGCCGTTCATGAAACGGTGGTGCCGTCCGTTGACCGGCCGTTGCGGCGGCGGTCCGGCTTTCGCGACAAAGGGTTCATTCCCCCGTCACACACGCCGGACGATCCCATGAACGACACCGCCGACACCGAATCCCCCGACCGCTACGTCAGCTTCCGCGGCATCAACTGCGAGGACAACAGCACCCGCCTGCTGGCCGTCATCATGAAGCACATCGATGACCCGGCCAAGACCAACCCCTTCTGGGAACGGTTCAAGGAACGCATCGCCAAGGCCGAGGACGTGCACGCCCGCACCGCCGACGGCCTGTGCCTTCTGTGCTCCCATGTCTATTACATCGAAGAACTGTTCGACGATTACGACGATACCGAAGGTCTGGCGCTGCTGCGCAAGCTGGAAGACGAGTGCTGCTGATTCTGCGGGTGCCCTGCCAAGAAACTGCAGGGCACCCCCTAACAAAATGCGTAGGTGATCCCACATAGGCGGGTGAACGCCGTCCCCTTCGATCAACAAGACGACGCAAAGCCCATGAACGCCCTTCGCCCCTCCCGCCGTTTCCGCACCGTGGCCGCCCTGTCCGCCGCCCTGGTGATCGCACTGTCTGCCGGCCTGGCCGACGCGCGGGCCGGCAAGACCTCCTCCAGCGGCAGCCGCGGCAGCCGCACCGGCGATACGCCCGCCGCGACATCCACCGCGCCCAACACCGCCCAGCCCATGGAACGCAGCATGACGCCGCCGTCCTCGGCGGCGCAGCCGGGCATGAACCAGCCCGGCATGGCCAACGCCGGCATGCAGCGCCCGGCCTCGGGCGGGTTCTTCTCCCGCGGGGGCTTCATGGGTGCCGTGATGGGCGGCCTGCTGGGTGCGGGCATCGCCGGGCTGCTGTTCGGCGGCGGCTTCTTCAGCGGGCTGGAAGGCTTCGCCGGCATTCTGGGCTTCGCGCTGCAGGCGCTGCTGGTGGTGGTTCTGGTCAAGCTGGCGATCAATTTCTTCCGCCGCCGCAGCCAGCAGCAGCAGGGCGGGGCCCAGCCGGCCTATGCCGGCGGCATGGCTAACAATGCCGGCGGCATGGCCAACAATGCCGGCGGCATGCCCAACACCAACGCCGCTCCCGACACCGCACACAGCCCGCGTCAGGGTCTGGGCGGTCTGGGTGGCCTTGGCGGTGGCATGGCCGGCGGTCTGGGCGGCCTGATGGGCGGTGCCTCGGCGGCGCCGGCCCAGCGGCGCACGGCCCATGACGACATCGGCATCGGGCCCGAGGATTACGCCGCCTTCGAACGGCTGCTGATTGCGGTGCAGGACGCCTATTCCCGCGAGGACAATGCCGCCCTGCGGACCCTGGCGACCCTGGAAATGGCGACCTATTTCGCCGGCGATCTGGCCGCCAACACCGAGCGCGGCGTGGTCAACCGCGTCAGCGACGTCAAGCTGCTCCAGGGCGATCTGTCCGAAGCCTGGGCCGAAGGCACGGCCGAATACGCCACCGTCGCCCTGCGCTTCTCGTGCATCGACGTCACCGTCGAACGCGCCGGTGGCCGGGTGGTGGACGGCAATGCCAACCAGCCCACCGAAGCCACCGAACTGTGGACCTTCACCCGTCCGCGCGGCGGTGCGTGGGTGCTGTCGGCGATCCAGCAGGCGCATTGATCCAGAAACGGCGGGGCGTCAGGCGCGGCCTGGAACCCCGCCGCCGGCCCGTTCGATGGCCACCAGACGGGAGCGGATGAGACCCATGATGCGGTCCATCCGCTCTTCCGCTTCTGCCGTCCCGATTCCCCGCCGGGTCATCAGCGCCACCGTCACCCCGCGGTAGGCCATCAAGGCCGAGTCGCGCACATCCGCCGGCATTCCCGACAGATAGACGGCCAGCCGTTCCGCCACCTCCTCCGTCGGCAGGCCGCAGGGGGCGGGGGTGGCGGTGCGCAGGGTCTGTGCCGAAGGGCGGTCGGTCGTCAGGGGCACGGGTCGGTCGCTCCGGTTCGATGGGCCTGGGAGTGATATTGGCCTTCGGGGCGCCCGTGTCTCCTGCCCGTGGGAATCACCGCCGTTCGGCAAGACGCCCCTACCGCCTTCTTGCCATCCTCCCCAACAGGGGCGCCGCCGATGCAGGGTTTGCCAAACCGGGGCACCACGGGCCACAGTCAGGGGAACGGGGCCACCCCCGGCAGCATCCACAGACAGGTGAACTGATGAGCCGTTACACGGCGGTCTATGGTTTCCCGGAATCGGCGGAAGGGGCGGCCCGTCTGGCCGCGGCCCTGGACGTCCCGTGCCACATCGCCGAACTGCACCGCTTTCCCGACGGCGAAAGCCTGGTGCGCCTGCCCCAGGCGGTGGAGCGGGCGGTGGTGTACCGCTCCCTCGACCGGCCCAACGACAAGCTGGTGGAACTGCTGCTGGCCGCATCCGTGCTGCGGCGCCAGGGCGCGCAGAGCCTGTGTCTGGTCGCCCCCTACATGGCCTATATGCGCCAGGACGCCATCTTCCGCCCC
This DNA window, taken from Azospirillum fermentarium, encodes the following:
- the cowN gene encoding N(2)-fixation sustaining protein CowN — its product is MNDTADTESPDRYVSFRGINCEDNSTRLLAVIMKHIDDPAKTNPFWERFKERIAKAEDVHARTADGLCLLCSHVYYIEELFDDYDDTEGLALLRKLEDECC
- a CDS encoding PAS domain-containing transcriptional regulator, whose translation is MDSFAYRLQRLEAGVVLLDDAGRIRSLNHTAEQLLGYSAPKLVGQDIAAVHPPASRGKLAWILQAAREQQGASMAVTLPGRVLLLKATALAMGEGICLTLYPVDEEPITAATASAPAPLLKLPVSRGAGVGLLPLDEVVYLRAEGHYTIAATKAEDGFCPLALSELEERLDRASFLRVHRSYIVNLHHTSGVQREDGRTMLVTTAAATPLVPVSRSRLDTIRRLFAV
- the rph gene encoding ribonuclease PH, with the protein product MRPSGRAFDQLRTVSLEPNVSKYAEGSCLVKFGDTHVLCTASVDTSVPRFLKNTGLGWVTAEYGMLPRSTHSRTDREAAKGKQTGRTQEIQRLIGRSLRAVTNRAAMGEMQVKVDCDVIQADGGTRTAAITGSFVALHLAFQHLKEIGALKTMPLEDHVAAVSCGIHQGTAVLDLDYAEDSAAQADANFVLTGNGGLVEIQATAEDKPFAEAQFLELLALARKGIGELVALQKAALGL
- the rdgB gene encoding RdgB/HAM1 family non-canonical purine NTP pyrophosphatase, which gives rise to MTDTPRRFTGDTLVIASHNAGKVREIADLLGPYAATFTSAGALGLPEPEETGDTFIANAILKARAAAQAGHVALADDSGLAVTALNGAPGIYSARWAGPEKDFAMAMRKVEDGLAGQEDRTAEFVCALALAWPDGHVEVVEGRCPGTLVWPPRGGKGFGYDPVFVPDGYTQTFAEMEPAAKHGMSHRAEAFRQLVERCFR
- a CDS encoding Tim44 domain-containing protein, producing the protein MNALRPSRRFRTVAALSAALVIALSAGLADARAGKTSSSGSRGSRTGDTPAATSTAPNTAQPMERSMTPPSSAAQPGMNQPGMANAGMQRPASGGFFSRGGFMGAVMGGLLGAGIAGLLFGGGFFSGLEGFAGILGFALQALLVVVLVKLAINFFRRRSQQQQGGAQPAYAGGMANNAGGMANNAGGMPNTNAAPDTAHSPRQGLGGLGGLGGGMAGGLGGLMGGASAAPAQRRTAHDDIGIGPEDYAAFERLLIAVQDAYSREDNAALRTLATLEMATYFAGDLAANTERGVVNRVSDVKLLQGDLSEAWAEGTAEYATVALRFSCIDVTVERAGGRVVDGNANQPTEATELWTFTRPRGGAWVLSAIQQAH